The sequence below is a genomic window from Caloenas nicobarica isolate bCalNic1 chromosome 13, bCalNic1.hap1, whole genome shotgun sequence.
CCAGGAATGCATCTGCGATCCCCATCCCGCTGCTCAGAGCTCGGCACCCCCAGCAGCCCATGGGTCCCTGCCAGAAGGACAGACACACGCCCGTGGTTACAGGCAGGAACGACATCCCACCACAGCCTCGGTCCGGGCAGGTCGCAGTGATGCCGGGCTGACTGCAACGGGTGCTGGTCACAGCCGCACCCCTCCTTCCCGTCTGCCCCGTTTCCTGCCACCACGTCTTCACCGCTCCCCCAGGCACGTCCCCATGGCATGGCAGCTCCCCTGGGATGTGCCACCAGCCAGGGATGTTCCCTGggcagaggtgctccagccccgcTTAGGCTTTTCCCAAGCCCCCAACCTCTCTGCTCCTCTCAGCCCCCGGGTCCCCCCGACACTACAGCAACTTCATGTGGCTGCCAGCAAACTGCTCCCAGCACTACTTGGTTTAAAACAgctcagcaataaaaaacaGCCGATTGCCGTGCCCACAGCAGCCCCCACACAGCCTTGCTGACAGCAATTTGGGCCCCAGAAAACATGTTGcagaggggcagggctgggtcTCCACAGGCTCTCTCTGCATCCAAGCATCCTGACCCCCTCCTCAGGGTTGCAGAGAGCACGGGAACACCAGGAGGCCTCCGGCTTGGCTCCACAGGGCTCCCgggacagcaggcagggtgTTCTCCATCTGCAGAAAGGTGATGGGGAAAAACCTCATTCCCTCCCGCTGGGCCATTGCTAATAATGAAGTGCGTGGGGGGAAACGGAGCTGAGCGACCTCCGAGTCACATTCAGGGCTATAAAAGGAAAGCCGGGTCTCCAGCACGGCACCTCTTCCACAAAAGCAACTGGAGGATGAGGGGGCTGCAAGTGGAGCTGAGAAATAGCTGCCAGGCAGCGGGAGAGGAGCCTTCAGCACTGAGCAAAGTGCGAGGTGCACATATGCTCTCTGTTTCTGCACATCTACATCTTTGTGAAACCTGCTCGAAACTGTGTCATCTATTTTGAACGCCTCAGAGAAATACTTTGATCTGCCTCCGCTGCGCCCGGCTGCGGTTCAGGCACCAGTAAGCAGCTGGTGTCCAGGTGGCCGGTACCAAAACATGCACGATGGAGAGACAAGAGCGGAGGCTGCTGGACTAACATTTCCTTCCAGCCGACCACAGTGAGGGACACGACGGGTCCCGAGAACACCTCCGGAGCGGTGCCCCGTGTGTCTGAGCCTGCCTGCACTCTTCATGCCGGACACCAGTGCTGCCGTGGGGCTGGAGAGGCCATTAGGAGCTCTTGGGCAGCAGGTCCCCACATCACCCTGTAAGGAGCTATTAAAGGAAGAATGTTGTTTTCACAACCATAAATCTGAAACCTGACCCAGCACATCAAGACCAAGACATCCACTAGCAGACcttaaatgtaaaacaaagccTCTTTGCACTAATCACGGAAATGTACTAATGCAAACCGGTTTGTGTGGTTAAAGGTTAAGTTAGGGGGGAAGGTAGTAGCCAGAGAGCCAAGAAACCATACATTAAATGGAGATAAATAAATAAGGCCAGGAGGTCATTAGAATTGGAGTAGTGAGagaggtaaactgaggcaggacaTCTGGGAAGTGTCGGGTAGGCTGTAAACCCTGgagtacccaaccaatgggcAACAGGAGGGAATTTGCAGCCAGGATTAGCGGAATATAAACAGGGGCTTTTGCCCTGTTCAGTGTGCCTCCcttaggtagaacacccggtcCTGCAAAAtcgttaataaaatatgctttgctgagagactCCGCCTGAGCCTATTATATTGGCAAGATAATAGTTTCTTACAACCCTGGGGCGCCGACAAGGCCGCGAGCTGGGGAGGAGCCCACGCTGGGCCTGCCTGTGCCTCGGAGGATGCAAAGCAGCACAGCCTGATCCTCGCTGCCCTGCACCGCCACCGCCACCCCCACCAGAGGCAGCCCCCCTTGCACCCCAATCTGCAgagctccagacccctcatccAGCTCCGGAGCAGCACGGAGAGCAGACAGCGCCGGATCTCTCCCGATGCCCCATCCCGCTGCCCTTACACTCTACGCGACCCCCACACTTGGCTctgatgctttttcttccctcatccCAGCGCTCCTCCCCGGAGGTGCCATGTCGCCAGGGCAACTTGGCTTCCCAGGATGGTGACAGCTTTAGTCTGGGGACATCTGCAGGCACCCGGCAAAGCAACTGCTCCGGGAAGCACCAGGGAGGAGGACAAGGACAGAAGGGGCTCAGGAAATGCAGAGGGCTCAGTGCCAGAGCTGGTGAcggggctgagcagaggggaaccGGCTGCTTGGCTGGGTCCGCCCAGCTCAaggagccagcagcacccaaaACACACGCCAGGCCCCCAGAGCAGTGCAGTGCAGTCCCACAGCCGGCACCCTCTGCTCTGGAGCGGCACAGCACCCTTCCACCCAGCAGCCTGAGTGGGCAGCCAGCCCAGGTGCTGATGGAGGAAAGGAGCCCGGTGCTGGCAGGGGTCTCCCTTGAGACTCTGGGTGACTCTGCCACCcctcagcagagcagggtgagcAGCAGCATCCTAGAGGTCACGGTGCCTGTTCACTCCCAGCACAAGCAGGCACAGACCAGGCACTGCTCCACAGCCACTGCTCCTGCCCGGGCTCAAGAGCCAGGACCCCAGGGGGATGTGTGGACCCCTGCCCAGCTCTACACACCCCACCTCCCAGCAAAAGGTGCTGGTGTGGCTGATTTCTACCAAACCCAAACTGGCAGCCCCCAGAGCCCTTCCTCACCTGTCGGgccctcccttcttccccaccTCGTGGATCTGGCCCTGCAGAGCAACCCAGGCACGTTCCCAGCAGCCAGAGGAGGacgttctcctcctcctcacatcTGTCCCAGGGCACTCTCCCAGCAGTGTCAAGTGCTTCAGCTGCCTCCCATGGGCTGTTCTTGTCCCCAGGTCACCACACAGGTTGGGCTCCTGTGTTTGCAGGGTGCAGCTGCCTGGCCCCCTTCTGCTCACCAGCACCCCATGGCCAACACAGCCTTTTGCCTGGGCACCTTCCCTGAGCCGTTCACTGACTCAGGCCACATCCACAGTGCAGGACCTGAGCCCAGAGCAGAGCGCTCACAggccccaccagcagcaggggACCAGCACTGTGACACACTCCGAAAGTAAATACCCCCCCATGTTGCTGGAAGGGGCAGCCCAGGTCCTCGTCCTGCCGTGCCATGGGAGAAACTGGCCCAGCGTTGAGGCAGGGCTGGGCGGCTAGAGCGAGGGGACGAGACCTGCAGCCTTACCTCTCAGAGCTCATCATCTCAAACCCTCCTGCTCCCACCTCGAGGGGAGCGTCCTTGCCCTTGCCTCACCCAGGGACACTCTTGTTCTCCTCAGCTCAGGTAGGCTAGTGGCAACCATCCTAATTCCTGCACTTCACCCACACCAGCAGCCAGTCCTTCCCTGGACACCTCACACAGgaccagcactgctggggggATATCAGGTTCTCCAGCATCCCCTGAAAAAAGGCTGAGGCAGCACACGCCACAGAAGTCAAGCAGGAAAGGGGGCAGCTCAGCCAGAACTCTCCTCCTTACTCCACAGAGAGAGAAGTCCTGAGCTACCTCAGCTGCTGACATCCAGCAAAGCTGCAGACGCTGGGGCTTGGGGCACAGCTTGATCACAACTGCTTCCTGCAATGAAGCAATCACAACACAGCCCTGGGGGTACCCGGCAGCTGAAACACAGGCACCATCTCACTTGAAGCCTGTTTCAGACCGGCTTGGCCTCCAAACTAGAACAGATCACCTCTCCAGGCAAAATGTGGCTGAGGCCAAACCAGAAATAGGTGTGCTGGAGCCAGCGAGGTAAAGGAAGCAGGGAAAAGGAGTGGCACGGCACGGCCCAGGGCATTCACAGCTCACCAGGGCATTCACAGCTCACGGGTGCCCTGATAGTTCTTTATTGTCCTCTGAGCTGAGTGGCAGCTCAGCCATgtccagagcaggaaaactctCCTGCACCTGCCCCAGGAGGCAGCACCAGCGTCCGCAGTGACACCACTGAGTCCCACTCTCGGCCTCTTCTGCCAGTCCCAGCAAAGCCTGGttctcagcctttcctgttCCTCTGTATCTCACCAGCACCGCCatgctcagctgctgcaaaaATCCTGCCTGCTCCAAGCAGCGCAGCGGCAGCCCCGGCATCTTGGCACAAGCACAGCGCACACGACTGACGCATGGGATATGGGCTCAGCCAAACGTGCACCAAGGGGTCTCATTTGTATCACAGTCCAGCAAGATATTAAGGACGGTGCAGGGGGCTCCTGCCACACTCAGGGCTGTCCGAGACTCGATTCGGTACCGCACGTTGTTCAGACCTCCTTCCCGATCCACCTTAAACTGttcctgaagaaaagaaagaccaTTCAGCCCACGCTGGCTTCCAGCGGAGGGGGAAGCAGCCAGAGCCCAGGGAGGGAGTGCAGAGCTGGTAGGGAAGGATACGAGCAAGGAGGGCTCAGAGCGCATGTGGTGATCACAGCCCACATCTCCCTTGACCACACTGAGGTCTCACCTGCTTCTGTGCAGCGATGCGCTTCTGGTCTCTTTTCCTCCAGGCTGGGTCGTGCAGGTGCTGGAAAGTCTCATATCCAGTTGTGATTCCAGAGGGACGGCGAACCTAGAAGAGCAAAGCTTCTGTAAAGCTACTGGAAAATTCATCCGTACCCACTGCATCTGCTATTAGAGTGGGGAATGCAGAAGAGCTGCCGTCCCCAGGTCCTGACCTGGGCAGCTACAGCCGGGGGCCAGGTGGGGAGACAAGAAGAGCAATTTCAACCTAGGAGGCCGCGGAGCACCCCTTACCTGGAGACCAGCTCCTTTGATACGCCGATAAAACTCATCGTCCtcccgtccccagccccagaAGCGGTTGGACATGCCATTGCACTGAAATGAGAGGGGCACTGTATCaccgaggtcccttccagcacaACTCCCCCCACCGCAGAGGAGCAGGCACCAGCATCACAAGCCCTGAGCACCAGCGCAACCTCCCCTCTCCTGTCCCCCACCAGCTCAGGCTCTGTCCCCCAAACCATTTCGactcctttccctccttcccaagCACGGAGTGCAAAATGTACAACTGTTCACCCTGACAATGTCATAGCCCCTACCCCAAACTGGCTGGGATGTCCCACCCGCATGCTCACCAACTCATAGTGCTGCTTGGTGAGCAGCAGGATGCCGCCCACGTAGGTCTTATAGTGGTAGAGCGGGTGCAGCTCCGGGGATGCCACGTGGAAGGGCCCTGCCTCCGGGAAGCTGTAGTCCAGCTGCTCGTTGAGGGGCAAGAGATCGACGTCGTGCATCGCGATGTAGTCGGTGTCGTTGCCGCTCTCCAGGAAGCCCACGTTGATCAGGGATGCCCTGTTAAACCTGCCGCGGGACCACGGACTCAGCGCCACACGCAGTGGCCGCCGTCCCTTCGTGTCCCTCTCCCGTGCTCCTCAATGAGGAATGTTCAACCAGTCCCCAAATGTGGACACACAGACATGGCGTTCCCTGGCTCCGCAGCACCAGGGCTGCCTGTCCCAAAATGCACCCCCACTTCTCCCTGCACAGGCAGGACACGCTGAGCCCGATGGTGACGCACAGGGGTTTGGCCACTGCAGACCCCAAGGGGCTACGGCAAGTCCAGGCTGGCCCCGCCGGGGCTGCACACAGGTACCGGACAGCGAGCCGGGGGGAGCAACTGCGTTTCCAAACACCCCACGGTATTTCTTTGGATTTCAACATCCCCAGATGTATAGTGCAGCCCTGTGACACTAGGGAGAAAGCTGAAATATCTGGGGGAGATAATGCTCTTCTTCCTTAGGAAGATAGAAACAAAATACCATTTTGTCCTCCTAGAAGCTCTAGAGTGAGTAAGTTTGGGGAGAGCATCACACCTCCCTGTTGGTCAGATCCTATACTTCTGCACATCACCAGAGACAAGCAGGAGACCCGCTTGGTGGGCACAAAGTTTTGGAGAAGGGCCCCCTCGCTCCCTTTTGGGGTTCTCTGCAGCGAGGGGAGACGCTACCTGAAATGATCCACCTGGTTGAGGACGAAGATGTGATGGCGGATCCTCTTCTTGCTGAGGAAGCGGTGCATGTAGGGCACGAAGGCCAGCAGCTCCTCGAAGCGCTCCCGGAACGGGACGAGCAGCGCCAGGCGATGGGGACCCCACGACGGCTCGTCCtccggcggcgggagcggggccgggggcgggcagggctggcggggAACCCCCGGGCTCTGCCCCGCGCCGGCCACCGGCCCCTCGCCCGAGCAGCTGAGCTGGAGCCAGAGCAGGGAGGCGAAGCCCAGGAGCAGCGCCAGGAAGAACAGCGGGAAGACGGAGAAGCGgccggggagcagccccaggagcagcgGGGACCTGGGGCACAACGTGGGGTCAGCGGCCgccggggaccccccccgccccgggccccgccgcccgccgccctgCCCGCGCCCCCGCTCACCCGCCGCCGCGCAGGCGGAGCGCGGCCCTGCGGCGGGCAGGGCCCATGGcgcccggccggccccgccaccggccccgcggcgggacACGCTGGCTGCGCCCCCGCCGCTTCCCCCCGCCCGGAAAcacggcccggccccgccgttCCGCCCCGCTCCCTTccgcccggcggggcgggccgggggcgggccCGGATGGCGGGGACACGCTTCCCCGCCACCGCCGGCCGGGGTGTCCCCTGCTCGGGCACCGCAACGAACCCTCCGGGACATCCCCCCTCCCTGGGCGTCTGCCCCGGGGCCTCCGCGGAACAAACCCCCCGAATCctctgggacccccccgggaTCGCCCCCTCgcccagggacccccccggaccccacccaagaatcacagaatcatggaagaaaccctcaggatcatcgagtccaaccataacccaactctagcactaacccatgtccctaagaacctcgtctaaacgccttttaaacccctccagggatggtgactccaccacggccctgggcagcctgttcaacacctgacagccctttcggggaagaattttttcctaatattgaggccatttcctcttgttctatcgCTTActacttggcagaagagaccaacacccaaGGACTCACCCCAACTGCTCCACACTGCAGCCCCCCCCAGCTTCCCACCCCATCTTTTCCCAGCCCAAACAGAGCCAGAGCCACAGCTGGTGTCAGTCCTTtaatgccccacagcccccaacATTCACAGCCACCGTCGCTCATCTTCCCCGCCACAGGTCTCACCCTGCGGGGGGAGCGCTGGAAAAACAAGGGGAGCAACCTCCAGGCACCCCCCTGCACCACAGCCCGGGGGCAAGGGGCTCTTCTGCAGCGGGAATCACCCCCCTCAGTCCAACAGCCAAACAGACAAGTAAGAAAATACTTCTGGTATTTCTCAGAGACAACTTTTAGAAACCACAGTTTTTACAGCTCCCCatagaaaaaaatgggtttGGGCACAGGCCCAGGTGTTGCACTAGTAGAAACGCTTGTTTCGCTCCTGACGCTTCTGGAAGACCACAGCTCCCACCACGGCGCAGACGATGATGCCCAGCAGCGcgcagagcaggagcaggaacaccttccAGCCTGTCAGAGGCCCGCTTCGGAAATTCCCCGTCGGGTCATCCACGTTGTCTGCAAGGACAAGAGCAGTCGCACGGACTGACCCAACCTCGGCTCCTGCAGGGTCTCGCGGGGACTCGCAGCTCTGACATGTTTCAACAGGTCTTAAAAGCCCAGCCCCAGCGTGCCAACCCTCCACCAGAGAGGTTTCTGAGGTCAGAGCTCACCTTTGGGTGATTTAAGGAGGCTGACACTTGGCTCGATCTTGGTCCAGTCAACGCTCT
It includes:
- the B4GALT7 gene encoding LOW QUALITY PROTEIN: beta-1,4-galactosyltransferase 7 (The sequence of the model RefSeq protein was modified relative to this genomic sequence to represent the inferred CDS: deleted 2 bases in 1 codon), which encodes MSRRVRCGARAGDTPAGGGGEACPRHPGPPPARPAGRKGAGRNGGAGPCFRAGGSGGGAASVSRRGAWRGRPGAMGPARRRAALRLRGGGSPLLLGLLPGRFSVFPLFFLALLLGFASLLWLQLSCSGEGPVAGAGQSPGVPRQPCPPPAPLPPPEDEPSWGPHRLALLVPFRERFEELLAFVPYMHRFLSKKRIRHHIFVLNQVDHFRFNRASLINVGFLESGNDTDYIAMHDVDLLPLNEQLDYSFPEAGPFHVASPELHPLYHYKTYVGGILLLTKQHYELCNGMSNRFWGWGREDDEFYRRIKGAGLQVRRPSGITTGYETFQHLHDPAWRKRDQKRIAAQKQEQFKVDREGGLNNVRYRIESRTALSVAGAPCTVLNILLDCDTNETPWCTFG